GCGCGTCAGCCGTGGACGACCCGCAGGAACTCGGCGATCGTCTCCTCCGGCTTGTCGCGGTGCGGCGAGTGGCCCGCACCCTTGACGACCGAGACGGTGACGTGCGGGTTCTTCCGCACCTCCTCGACGAGCCGGCCCTTGAAGATCGAGTAGACCTGCGGGTCGGACGCGATGATGTGGGTGGGCACCAGCAGGTGGGCCGCGGCATCCCGGACATCCCACTGGGCATTCTGGGTGCTGGTCTGCTCGACCGCCCATCGGCTCGCCTGCTGGGCGGAGAGGGCCTTCAGCTCGACGTCCTGCTCGTGCCAGGTCGGGTGCTCGGCGCGGACCGCGGCGACGGTCGGGTCGGCGAACGAGCGCTCCTGCGACTCGCGCACGATGTCGCGGTCGTGGTCGCCGAGGTGGATGGCGGGATCGATGAGGATGAGGCGGCGGGTCCAGCCGAAGTGGTCGGCCGCCGCGCGGGTCGCCGCTGCGCCGCCGAGGGAGTGCGCGACGACGAGGTCCCAGTGGTCGCGGCCGGCGGGGACCGCGACCCGCAGATCGGCGGCGTACGCGTCGATCGAGTAGTCGAGCGCACGCGGAGCGGTGCCGTGTCCGCGCAGGTCGACCGCGACGGCGTGCCAGCCGGCGTCGGCGAGCGCCACGCCGTAGCGCCACATGAGGGCGCCGTTGGATCCGAGACCGTGGGCGAGGAGAGCGTGGCGCGAGGACGAGGGGTCGCCCCAGGACAGCGTCGGAAGGGTCACGGGAGCAGGCATGCGCCCAGCATATGGGCGGCCCCGAGGCGCTTCGCACGCGAGAGGATGGAGGGCATGATCTCCACGGAACTGGCCGTCGCCCTGAGGGATGCGGGGCTGATCTGGCACCCGCGCTCGGGCGACCGGTTCCAGCTCGACGAGCCCGAGTTCGAGGCCGACATCTTCACCGTCAGCGAGATGACGATCGAACCGCGGGAGTACCCGACGGGCAAGATCCTCGCCTTCAACGGCACGACGGAATGGGCCCTCGACTCGGTGGCGCTCGAGGATGCGCTGTGGCTCCCGGGGGAGGACCAGCTGCGCGAGATGCTTCGGGGCGCGTTCAAGTCGCTCCGGCGACTGCCCGACACGCACCAGGTCGAGATCGAGGTCGGGGGAGTGCGCTCCGTCTTCGAGCATCCCGAGCCGGCCGACGCGTACGCCCTGGCCGTGCTGCAGCTGCTGCGCCATCTGGAGTGAGCGCGCCGGCTCCTTCGCTCACGTGATGGTGGGCACGGGCTCCGTGTCGGGGATGGGGCTCGCATCGCGACCCCGGAGGTCGGGGAACGAGCGGACGAAGACCGCCGAGACTAGGAACCCCACGACGGCGAAGGATGCAGCCGCCCAGTAAGCGCCCTGCGGGCCGGTGCCGTCGATGAGGAACCCGGCGATCGCCGAGCCGGCGGCGGCGCCGATGAGCTGGCCGGTCGCGATCCATCCGAAGGACTCGGCCGTCTCGCTGAACTTCACGCTCGCCGAGGTCATGGCGAACATGACCGCGAGGGCGGGTGCGATGCCGATGCCCGCGATGACGAGCGATCCGCCGAGCCAGAAGACGTTGAGCGAGAACGTCGTGAGCACGAGACCGGCCGCCACGATGCCGAAGCGGCGCGCCATCGCCCACGGGCCGATCGGGATGTGGCCGAAGGTGAGACCTCCGGCGAGGCTGCCGATCGAGAAGACGGCGAGGACGATCCCGGCTTCCAGTCCGCCGTGGCCGAACGACGCGACCACACCGGCCTCGACGGCGGCACACGCGCCGATCAGGAGGAAGCCGGTGACCGTGGCGAGGAGCACGGCAGGTTTGCCGAGCACCTTGCCGATACTGCGGCGGCTGCGGGGGATGCGCACGCGGCCGACCTCGGGGGAGAGGATGAACCACGCACCGCCGCCGATGAGGATCACGACGATGAGGAGGAGCGCCTGCACCGTGCCCACCTGGGTCGCGACGAAGGTGATGAGCACCGGCGCGATGATCCAGATGATCTCCTGCAGCGACGCGTCCAGCGAGAACAGCGGCGTGAGCTGGCGCGAGTTGACCATCTTGGGGTAGATCGTGCGCACGGCGGACTGGATCGGCGGCGTCGAGAGGCCCGCGACGAGACCGAGGGCCATGTAGCCCGGCAGAGGGAGCTGGAGGAGCGCGAGCGCTGTGATCGCCGCGGCGCAGATCACGAGGGTCGTCGTGAGCACGCGGCGCATGCCCCAGATGCCCATCCATCTGCTGGTGACGGGGCCGGCGATCGCCTGGCCCACCGAGGTCGCCGCGAGGACGAGTCCCGCCTGCCCGTAGGAGCCCGTCACCTGCTCGATGTGGAGCAGGATCGCCAGGCTTGTCATCCCGTTCGGGAAGCGCGCCGTCAGCTGCGCCGCGATGATGCGGGCGACGCCGGGTGTGCGCAGCAGTTCGCGGTACCCGGCCATCCCTCCACGCTATCGCGGGGGGTCGCGGCGGTGCGACGGGAGGGGTGGGGTGCGACACGCCGAGCGCGTCCGCGACACGCCGACACGACCGTCCACAGCCGAATCCATGTCGGTGGGCAGGCGTAGCGTCCGAACCTGTGGATGGATGTGGCCG
This genomic interval from Microbacterium sp. 4R-513 contains the following:
- a CDS encoding alpha/beta hydrolase, producing the protein MPAPVTLPTLSWGDPSSSRHALLAHGLGSNGALMWRYGVALADAGWHAVAVDLRGHGTAPRALDYSIDAYAADLRVAVPAGRDHWDLVVAHSLGGAAATRAAADHFGWTRRLILIDPAIHLGDHDRDIVRESQERSFADPTVAAVRAEHPTWHEQDVELKALSAQQASRWAVEQTSTQNAQWDVRDAAAHLLVPTHIIASDPQVYSIFKGRLVEEVRKNPHVTVSVVKGAGHSPHRDKPEETIAEFLRVVHG
- a CDS encoding pilus assembly protein CpaE: MISTELAVALRDAGLIWHPRSGDRFQLDEPEFEADIFTVSEMTIEPREYPTGKILAFNGTTEWALDSVALEDALWLPGEDQLREMLRGAFKSLRRLPDTHQVEIEVGGVRSVFEHPEPADAYALAVLQLLRHLE
- a CDS encoding MFS transporter is translated as MAGYRELLRTPGVARIIAAQLTARFPNGMTSLAILLHIEQVTGSYGQAGLVLAATSVGQAIAGPVTSRWMGIWGMRRVLTTTLVICAAAITALALLQLPLPGYMALGLVAGLSTPPIQSAVRTIYPKMVNSRQLTPLFSLDASLQEIIWIIAPVLITFVATQVGTVQALLLIVVILIGGGAWFILSPEVGRVRIPRSRRSIGKVLGKPAVLLATVTGFLLIGACAAVEAGVVASFGHGGLEAGIVLAVFSIGSLAGGLTFGHIPIGPWAMARRFGIVAAGLVLTTFSLNVFWLGGSLVIAGIGIAPALAVMFAMTSASVKFSETAESFGWIATGQLIGAAAGSAIAGFLIDGTGPQGAYWAAASFAVVGFLVSAVFVRSFPDLRGRDASPIPDTEPVPTIT